Proteins encoded in a region of the Phalacrocorax carbo chromosome 15, bPhaCar2.1, whole genome shotgun sequence genome:
- the ANKLE2 gene encoding ankyrin repeat and LEM domain-containing protein 2 isoform X2 yields the protein MERWVGAAGDWGSLWGVAWGRWPGWELLVACAVIGAVGWLLRLLERRPGRRGAPAAAISPAALSSPPPLSAGSRRCSGGSRPVEITMDAILCRLKQLTPDELREEIVRAGLKCGPITSTTRFIFEKKLAQALLEQQGALEEEGSALSEEAAGNVPSHGRRAEAQKALKTMAVNHNGHGGVSEEADFGYCVGLNPPEEDAVMHMNCSAPVCGAGCVDSQISTQTPSRDPPLFYGVCPVYDDILARNERIHVYEDKKEALQAVKMIKGSRFKAFTNREDAEKFAKGICDYFPSPSKSSLCLSPVKMGSFNRDGLCSPETETANKERANSYKSPRTQDLTAKLRKAVEKGDTATFSELIWSNPRYLIGSGDNPTVVQEGCRYNVMHVAAKENQPGICQLLLDTLENPEFMRLMYPDDDDIMLKNRIQYIVDLYLNTPDKMGFDTPLHFACKFGNLDVVKVLTSHPAIVKKPRNKYDQTPEEVVCERSKNKSAELKEKLREYLKGQYYVPLLRAEDNSSAPVIGAPWSPDQTDDGPHRTLSKYTGSPKDPVLSIRAFAGPMSPSKAEEFRKLWKTPPRERAGFFHNVRKSDLERGVERVGRELAHELGFPWVEYWEFLGCFVDLSSQEGLRKLEEYLSHREMSEKAQQETGENETCNRYKTPHPSGRSKKCCNSISVGAFLDEDDDDMSLEEIKNRQNAARNISQPAASKEPSIDAIGDAECDILSMGRAGNIIETSDRPRHYEKAVSSSKNGFCNPVSGERIKSDRKHLHDGEECLVSPVSNLLSEFESLSFQEQEVAGESNKITKKTENERILAEGARPVRIPKDHLDKTCYAVSLASSEPSLTGKPGETKLGTEHQAPSEKERMSVESGIQTKEAQHHQERSSPKFLLKASPTNDSSKKLFLLGEQPSKLDSDVLAAIEGVDIDPQKYPIIYKWKHAVQSYSSSDRQSWPSPALKARSKSQTIAAGLPNASTYSNSGRNSPVTGSPGKHGAAASFSPEPGSPGRYSPACVNQALLKLRYFSEPSAH from the exons atGGAGCGGTgggtcggggccgccggggACTGGGGCTCCCTGTGGGGAGTCGCCTGGGGCCGCTGGCCGGGCTGGGAGCTCTTGGTCGCCTGCGCGGTCATCGGCGCCGTGGGCTGGCTGCTCCGGTTGCTGGAGAGGAGGCCGGGCCGCCGCGGGGCGCCGGCGGCGGCCATCTCCCCGGCAGCCCtctcctccccgccgccgctctcCGCGGGGAGCCGGCGCTGCAGCGGCGGGAGCCGCCCAG TTGAAATAACAATGGATGCAATATTATGCCGATTGAAGCAGCTCACCCCTGATGAGCTTAGAGAAGAAATTGTGAGAGCAGGACTGAAATGTGGGCCCATTACCTCGACTACTaggtttatttttgaaaaaaaattggcGCAGGCGTTGTTGGAGCAGCAAGGAGCGTTGGAGGAAGAAGGATCTGCTCTGTCAGAGGAGGCTGCTGGAAACGTCCCATCTCATGGCAGGCGGGCAGAAGCACAAAAGGCTTTGAAAACGATGGCAGTGAATCACAACGGCCACGGAGGTGTTTCTGAAGAGGCGGACTTTGGATACTGCGTAGGTCTGAACCCTCCAGAAGAAGATGCTGTGATGCACATGAACTGCTCAGCTCCAGTCTGTGGTGCAGGATGTGTTGATTCACAAATCAGCACTCAGACGCCGTCCAGAGATCCTCCACTATTCTATGGTGTTTGTCCAGTTTATGATGACATATTGGCAAGGAATg AGAGAATACATGTTTATGAAGATAAAAAGGAAGCTCTCCAAGCTGTTAAGATGATTAAGGGTTCCCGTTTCAAAGCTTTTACAAACAGAGAGGACGCTGAGAAATTTGCTAAAGGAATCTGTGATTATTTCCCATCTCCAAGCAAGTCCTCTTTATGTTTGTCTCCAGTGAAAATGGGATCATTTAACAGAG ATGGCTTATGCTCCCCTGAGACTGAAACTGCTAATAAGGAGAGAGCCAACAGTTACAAAAGTCCACGTACTCAAGATCTTACTGCTAAACTTCGGAAAGCTGTCGAGAAAGGAGATACAGCAACATTTTCAGAACTTATTTGGAGTAACCCTCGCTATCTGATTGGGTCGGGAGACAATCCGACAGTGGtacag gAAGGGTGTAGGTACAATGTCATGCATGTTGCTGCCAAGGAGAATCAGCCTGGAATCTGCCAGTTATTACTGGACACTTTGGAAAATCCGGAATTTATGCGGCTTATGTATCCAGATGATGATGATATAATGTTGAAGAATCGCATCCAATATATTGTTGACCTATACCTTAATACACCAGATAAAATG GGCTTTGATACTCCGCTGCATTTTGCCTGCAAGTTTGGGAATTTGGACGTTGTTAAAGTGCTCACCTCACACCCAGCTATtgtaaaaaaaccaagaaacaaaTACGATCAAACTCCAGAAGAG GTAGTTTGTGAAAGAAGCAAGAATAAATCTGCagaattgaaagaaaaactaaGAGAGTACTTGAAAG gtCAATACTATGTCCCGCTCTTGAGAGCAGAAGACAATTCCTCAGCTCCTGTAATTGGTGCGCCGTGGTCGCCTGATCAGACAGATGATGGTCCCCACAGAACTTTATCTAAATACACTGGCAGCCCCAAAGATCCAGTATTGTCCATAAGAGCTTTCGCAGGCCCCATGAGCCCCTCAAAG gcCGAAGAATTTCGCAAGCTTTGGAAGACTCCACCTCGAGAGAGAGCTGGCTTCTTTCACAATGTCAGGAAATCTGATCTGGAGAGAGGCGTTGAAAGAGTTGGAAG gGAGTTAGCTCATGAACTGGGGTTCCCGTGGGTTGAATACTGGGAATTTCTGGGCTGTTTTGTTGATCTGTCTTCCCAGGAGGGGCTGCGAAAATTAGAAGAGTACCTGAGTCATCGGGAAATGAGCGAAAAGGCTCAGCAAGAAACAGGGGAAAATGAAACCTGCAATAGATATAAAACTCCACATCCTTCTG GCAGGAGTAAAAAGTGCTGCAATTCCATTTCTGTTGGAGCATTTTTGGATGAGGATGATGATGACATGAGcttagaagaaattaaaaacagacaGAACGCAGCACGGAATATCAGCCAGCCCGCTGCGTCCAAGGAGCCTAGTATCGATGCTATTGGCGACGCCGAGTGTGATATCTTGTCAATGGGGCGTGCAGGAAACATCATAGAAACGTCGGATCGCCCCAGGCACTACGAAAAGGCGGTTTCTTCCAGCAAAAATGGGTTTTGCAATCCAGTGTCTGGTGAAAGGATAAAGAGTGACAGAAAGCATTTGCATGATGGAGAAGAATGCCTCGTATCGCCTGTTTCCAATTTGCTGTCAGAATTTGAAAGCCTGTCATTCCAAGAACAAGAGGTTGCAGGAGAATCAAATAAAATCACTAAAAAAACCGAGAATGAGCGAATTCTGGCTGAAGGAGCAAGACCGGTGAGAATACCCAAGGACCATCTGGATAAGACCTGCTATGCCGTTTCACTGGCAAGTTCTGAGCCCAGTCTTACAGGTAAACCTGGAGAGACCAAGTTAGGGACAGAACACCAAGCACCATCAGAGAAGGAGAGGATGTCTGTGGAATCTGGAATTCAGACTAAGGAGGCACAACATCATCAAGAACGTTCTTCCCCGAAATTTCTTTTGAAGGCTTCGCCCACAAATGACAGTTCTAAGAAGTTATTCCTGCTTGG GGAGCAGCCCTCGAAGCTGGACAGTGATGTCTTAGCAGCTATAGAAGGAGTGGATATTGATCCACAGAAATACCCCATCATTTACAAATGGAAACATGCAGTGCAGTCGTACTCTTCATCTGACAGGCAAAG ttgGCCGAGTCCGGCACTGAAGGCAAGATCCAAGTCCCAAACCATCGCTGCTGGCCTTCCAAATGCTTCCACGTATTCTAATTCAGGAAGAAATAGTCCCGTAACAGGGAGTCCAGGGAAGCACGGCGCTGCCGCCTCCTTCTCTCCAGAGCCCGGGAGCCCTGGGCGCTACAGTCCAGCCTGTGTCAACCAAGCTCTGTTAAAACTGCGTTATTTTTCGGAGCCTTCTGCCCACTAA
- the ANKLE2 gene encoding ankyrin repeat and LEM domain-containing protein 2 isoform X1, translating into MDAILCRLKQLTPDELREEIVRAGLKCGPITSTTRFIFEKKLAQALLEQQGALEEEGSALSEEAAGNVPSHGRRAEAQKALKTMAVNHNGHGGVSEEADFGYCVGLNPPEEDAVMHMNCSAPVCGAGCVDSQISTQTPSRDPPLFYGVCPVYDDILARNERIHVYEDKKEALQAVKMIKGSRFKAFTNREDAEKFAKGICDYFPSPSKSSLCLSPVKMGSFNRDGLCSPETETANKERANSYKSPRTQDLTAKLRKAVEKGDTATFSELIWSNPRYLIGSGDNPTVVQEGCRYNVMHVAAKENQPGICQLLLDTLENPEFMRLMYPDDDDIMLKNRIQYIVDLYLNTPDKMGFDTPLHFACKFGNLDVVKVLTSHPAIVKKPRNKYDQTPEEVVCERSKNKSAELKEKLREYLKGQYYVPLLRAEDNSSAPVIGAPWSPDQTDDGPHRTLSKYTGSPKDPVLSIRAFAGPMSPSKAEEFRKLWKTPPRERAGFFHNVRKSDLERGVERVGRELAHELGFPWVEYWEFLGCFVDLSSQEGLRKLEEYLSHREMSEKAQQETGENETCNRYKTPHPSGRSKKCCNSISVGAFLDEDDDDMSLEEIKNRQNAARNISQPAASKEPSIDAIGDAECDILSMGRAGNIIETSDRPRHYEKAVSSSKNGFCNPVSGERIKSDRKHLHDGEECLVSPVSNLLSEFESLSFQEQEVAGESNKITKKTENERILAEGARPVRIPKDHLDKTCYAVSLASSEPSLTGKPGETKLGTEHQAPSEKERMSVESGIQTKEAQHHQERSSPKFLLKASPTNDSSKKLFLLGEQPSKLDSDVLAAIEGVDIDPQKYPIIYKWKHAVQSYSSSDRQSWPSPALKARSKSQTIAAGLPNASTYSNSGRNSPVTGSPGKHGAAASFSPEPGSPGRYSPACVNQALLKLRYFSEPSAH; encoded by the exons ATGGATGCAATATTATGCCGATTGAAGCAGCTCACCCCTGATGAGCTTAGAGAAGAAATTGTGAGAGCAGGACTGAAATGTGGGCCCATTACCTCGACTACTaggtttatttttgaaaaaaaattggcGCAGGCGTTGTTGGAGCAGCAAGGAGCGTTGGAGGAAGAAGGATCTGCTCTGTCAGAGGAGGCTGCTGGAAACGTCCCATCTCATGGCAGGCGGGCAGAAGCACAAAAGGCTTTGAAAACGATGGCAGTGAATCACAACGGCCACGGAGGTGTTTCTGAAGAGGCGGACTTTGGATACTGCGTAGGTCTGAACCCTCCAGAAGAAGATGCTGTGATGCACATGAACTGCTCAGCTCCAGTCTGTGGTGCAGGATGTGTTGATTCACAAATCAGCACTCAGACGCCGTCCAGAGATCCTCCACTATTCTATGGTGTTTGTCCAGTTTATGATGACATATTGGCAAGGAATg AGAGAATACATGTTTATGAAGATAAAAAGGAAGCTCTCCAAGCTGTTAAGATGATTAAGGGTTCCCGTTTCAAAGCTTTTACAAACAGAGAGGACGCTGAGAAATTTGCTAAAGGAATCTGTGATTATTTCCCATCTCCAAGCAAGTCCTCTTTATGTTTGTCTCCAGTGAAAATGGGATCATTTAACAGAG ATGGCTTATGCTCCCCTGAGACTGAAACTGCTAATAAGGAGAGAGCCAACAGTTACAAAAGTCCACGTACTCAAGATCTTACTGCTAAACTTCGGAAAGCTGTCGAGAAAGGAGATACAGCAACATTTTCAGAACTTATTTGGAGTAACCCTCGCTATCTGATTGGGTCGGGAGACAATCCGACAGTGGtacag gAAGGGTGTAGGTACAATGTCATGCATGTTGCTGCCAAGGAGAATCAGCCTGGAATCTGCCAGTTATTACTGGACACTTTGGAAAATCCGGAATTTATGCGGCTTATGTATCCAGATGATGATGATATAATGTTGAAGAATCGCATCCAATATATTGTTGACCTATACCTTAATACACCAGATAAAATG GGCTTTGATACTCCGCTGCATTTTGCCTGCAAGTTTGGGAATTTGGACGTTGTTAAAGTGCTCACCTCACACCCAGCTATtgtaaaaaaaccaagaaacaaaTACGATCAAACTCCAGAAGAG GTAGTTTGTGAAAGAAGCAAGAATAAATCTGCagaattgaaagaaaaactaaGAGAGTACTTGAAAG gtCAATACTATGTCCCGCTCTTGAGAGCAGAAGACAATTCCTCAGCTCCTGTAATTGGTGCGCCGTGGTCGCCTGATCAGACAGATGATGGTCCCCACAGAACTTTATCTAAATACACTGGCAGCCCCAAAGATCCAGTATTGTCCATAAGAGCTTTCGCAGGCCCCATGAGCCCCTCAAAG gcCGAAGAATTTCGCAAGCTTTGGAAGACTCCACCTCGAGAGAGAGCTGGCTTCTTTCACAATGTCAGGAAATCTGATCTGGAGAGAGGCGTTGAAAGAGTTGGAAG gGAGTTAGCTCATGAACTGGGGTTCCCGTGGGTTGAATACTGGGAATTTCTGGGCTGTTTTGTTGATCTGTCTTCCCAGGAGGGGCTGCGAAAATTAGAAGAGTACCTGAGTCATCGGGAAATGAGCGAAAAGGCTCAGCAAGAAACAGGGGAAAATGAAACCTGCAATAGATATAAAACTCCACATCCTTCTG GCAGGAGTAAAAAGTGCTGCAATTCCATTTCTGTTGGAGCATTTTTGGATGAGGATGATGATGACATGAGcttagaagaaattaaaaacagacaGAACGCAGCACGGAATATCAGCCAGCCCGCTGCGTCCAAGGAGCCTAGTATCGATGCTATTGGCGACGCCGAGTGTGATATCTTGTCAATGGGGCGTGCAGGAAACATCATAGAAACGTCGGATCGCCCCAGGCACTACGAAAAGGCGGTTTCTTCCAGCAAAAATGGGTTTTGCAATCCAGTGTCTGGTGAAAGGATAAAGAGTGACAGAAAGCATTTGCATGATGGAGAAGAATGCCTCGTATCGCCTGTTTCCAATTTGCTGTCAGAATTTGAAAGCCTGTCATTCCAAGAACAAGAGGTTGCAGGAGAATCAAATAAAATCACTAAAAAAACCGAGAATGAGCGAATTCTGGCTGAAGGAGCAAGACCGGTGAGAATACCCAAGGACCATCTGGATAAGACCTGCTATGCCGTTTCACTGGCAAGTTCTGAGCCCAGTCTTACAGGTAAACCTGGAGAGACCAAGTTAGGGACAGAACACCAAGCACCATCAGAGAAGGAGAGGATGTCTGTGGAATCTGGAATTCAGACTAAGGAGGCACAACATCATCAAGAACGTTCTTCCCCGAAATTTCTTTTGAAGGCTTCGCCCACAAATGACAGTTCTAAGAAGTTATTCCTGCTTGG GGAGCAGCCCTCGAAGCTGGACAGTGATGTCTTAGCAGCTATAGAAGGAGTGGATATTGATCCACAGAAATACCCCATCATTTACAAATGGAAACATGCAGTGCAGTCGTACTCTTCATCTGACAGGCAAAG ttgGCCGAGTCCGGCACTGAAGGCAAGATCCAAGTCCCAAACCATCGCTGCTGGCCTTCCAAATGCTTCCACGTATTCTAATTCAGGAAGAAATAGTCCCGTAACAGGGAGTCCAGGGAAGCACGGCGCTGCCGCCTCCTTCTCTCCAGAGCCCGGGAGCCCTGGGCGCTACAGTCCAGCCTGTGTCAACCAAGCTCTGTTAAAACTGCGTTATTTTTCGGAGCCTTCTGCCCACTAA